The Streptomyces sp. NBC_01268 genome window below encodes:
- the miaB gene encoding tRNA (N6-isopentenyl adenosine(37)-C2)-methylthiotransferase MiaB: MTSSKDGTGAVAEAGVTRTYEVRTYGCQMNVHDSERLSGLLEEAGYVKAPADADGDADVVVFNTCAVRENADNKLYGNLGRLAPRKAGRPGMQIAVGGCLAQKDRDTIVKKAPWVDVVFGTHNIGKLPVLLERARVQEEAQVEIAESLEAFPSTLPTRRESAYAAWVSISVGCNNTCTFCIVPALRGKEEDRRPGDILAEIEALVAEGVSEITLLGQNVNAYGSDLGDREAFSKLLRACGEIEGLERVRFTSPHPRDFTDDVIAAMAETPNVMPQLHMPMQSGSDTVLKAMRRSYRQERFLGIIEKVRAAIPHAAISTDIIVGFPGETEEDFEQTMHAVREARFANAFTFQYSKRPGTPAATMEGQIPKEVVQDRYMRLVALQEEISWEENKKQVGRTLEVMVAEGEGRKDGETHRLSGRAPDNRLVHFTQPDEDVRPGDVVTVEITYAAPHHLLAEGPTGAVRRTRAGDAWEKRTAAAAAKPAGVLLGLPKIGVPEPLPVADAPACGSH, from the coding sequence GTGACCAGCAGCAAAGACGGGACCGGAGCAGTGGCCGAGGCGGGCGTGACGCGCACCTACGAAGTACGCACCTACGGGTGCCAGATGAACGTCCACGACTCCGAGCGGCTCTCCGGCCTCCTCGAGGAGGCGGGTTACGTCAAGGCGCCCGCGGACGCCGACGGCGACGCCGACGTCGTGGTCTTCAACACCTGCGCCGTCCGGGAGAACGCCGACAACAAGCTGTACGGCAACCTCGGCCGGCTCGCCCCGCGCAAGGCCGGCCGTCCCGGCATGCAGATCGCCGTCGGCGGCTGCCTGGCGCAGAAGGACCGCGACACCATCGTCAAGAAGGCCCCCTGGGTCGACGTGGTCTTCGGCACGCACAACATCGGCAAGCTGCCGGTCCTCCTGGAGCGCGCCCGCGTCCAGGAGGAGGCGCAGGTCGAGATCGCCGAGTCGCTGGAGGCCTTCCCCTCCACGCTGCCGACCCGGCGCGAGTCCGCGTACGCCGCGTGGGTCTCCATCTCCGTCGGCTGCAACAACACCTGCACCTTCTGCATCGTCCCGGCGCTGCGCGGCAAGGAGGAGGACCGCCGTCCCGGCGACATCCTCGCCGAGATCGAGGCGCTGGTCGCCGAGGGCGTCTCCGAGATCACCCTGCTCGGCCAGAACGTGAACGCGTACGGGTCCGACCTGGGCGACCGCGAGGCCTTCAGCAAGCTGCTGCGCGCCTGCGGGGAGATCGAGGGCCTGGAGCGCGTCCGCTTCACATCGCCGCACCCGCGCGACTTCACCGACGACGTCATCGCCGCCATGGCCGAGACGCCGAACGTGATGCCGCAGCTGCACATGCCGATGCAGTCCGGTTCGGACACCGTCCTGAAGGCGATGCGCCGCTCGTACCGGCAGGAGCGCTTCCTCGGGATCATCGAGAAGGTGCGCGCCGCGATCCCGCACGCCGCCATCTCCACCGACATCATCGTGGGCTTCCCCGGCGAGACCGAGGAGGACTTCGAGCAGACCATGCACGCCGTCCGCGAGGCCCGCTTCGCGAACGCCTTCACCTTCCAGTACTCCAAGCGCCCCGGCACCCCCGCGGCGACCATGGAGGGGCAGATCCCCAAGGAGGTCGTCCAGGACCGCTACATGCGCCTGGTCGCCCTCCAGGAGGAGATCTCCTGGGAGGAGAACAAGAAGCAGGTCGGCCGCACCCTGGAGGTCATGGTCGCCGAGGGCGAGGGCCGCAAGGACGGCGAGACCCACCGCCTCTCCGGCCGCGCCCCCGACAACCGGCTCGTCCACTTCACCCAGCCGGACGAGGACGTGCGCCCGGGCGACGTGGTGACCGTCGAGATCACCTACGCCGCCCCGCACCACCTCCTCGCCGAAGGCCCCACCGGCGCCGTCCGCCGCACCCGCGCGGGCGACGCCTGGGAGAAGCGCACCGCCGCGGCCGCCGCGAAGCCGGCGGGCGTGCTCCTCGGCCTGCCGAAGATCGGCGTCCCGGAGCCGCTGCCGGTGGCGGACGCGCCGGCCTGCGGCAGCCACTGA
- a CDS encoding class III extradiol dioxygenase subunit B-like domain-containing protein, whose translation MLVAAAVCPCPPLLVPAVAAGAASELADARTACSDALAVLAASRPDRLVVIGPAEEGARGVHPAGAAGSFAGFGVDLTVRLGSGPGGERALPASLAVGAWLLEHTDWADAPIEGLGVGTELQPARCAEAGREIGASAERVALLVMGDGSACRTVKAPGYLDERAEGFDAAVGHALGTADPAALLALDPELAQALQAAGRAPWQVLAGAAEGTGLEGRLLYEDAPYGVGYFVAAWS comes from the coding sequence ATGCTTGTCGCCGCCGCCGTGTGCCCCTGCCCCCCGCTGCTCGTGCCCGCCGTCGCGGCCGGTGCCGCGTCCGAGCTCGCCGACGCGCGGACGGCCTGCTCCGACGCGCTCGCAGTGCTCGCCGCCTCCCGTCCCGACCGGCTCGTCGTCATCGGCCCCGCCGAGGAGGGCGCCCGGGGCGTCCATCCCGCCGGTGCGGCCGGATCGTTCGCCGGGTTCGGCGTCGACCTGACCGTACGGCTCGGCAGCGGGCCCGGCGGGGAGCGGGCGCTGCCCGCGTCGCTCGCGGTCGGGGCCTGGCTCCTGGAGCACACCGACTGGGCCGACGCGCCCATCGAGGGGCTCGGCGTCGGGACGGAGCTGCAGCCCGCCCGGTGCGCGGAGGCGGGCCGCGAGATCGGCGCCTCGGCGGAGCGGGTCGCCCTGCTGGTGATGGGTGACGGCAGCGCCTGCCGCACCGTGAAGGCGCCCGGCTACCTCGACGAGCGCGCCGAGGGCTTCGACGCCGCCGTCGGCCACGCGCTGGGCACGGCCGACCCGGCCGCGCTGCTCGCCCTGGACCCGGAGCTCGCGCAGGCGCTGCAGGCGGCGGGCCGGGCCCCCTGGCAGGTCCTCGCGGGCGCCGCCGAGGGCACGGGCCTGGAGGGCCGGCTGCTCTACGAGGACGCGCCCTACGGCGTCGGGTACTTCGTCGCGGCCTGGAGCTGA
- a CDS encoding antitoxin, which yields MGLLDSLKAKLAPAKDKVSVLAQQHGDKVEHGLEKAAKVVDEKTKGKYTDKIESGTGKAKEAIDRLAHKDGTDGDKGDGATPPPTA from the coding sequence ATGGGTCTCCTGGATTCACTGAAGGCGAAGCTGGCCCCGGCCAAGGACAAGGTCTCCGTCCTCGCGCAGCAGCACGGCGACAAGGTGGAGCACGGTCTGGAGAAGGCCGCGAAGGTGGTCGACGAGAAGACCAAGGGCAAGTACACCGACAAGATCGAATCCGGCACCGGAAAGGCCAAGGAGGCCATCGACCGGCTCGCCCACAAGGACGGGACGGACGGCGACAAGGGCGACGGCGCCACCCCGCCGCCGACCGCCTGA
- the miaA gene encoding tRNA (adenosine(37)-N6)-dimethylallyltransferase MiaA — protein MRSAAPAPRVIAVVGPTAAGKSDLGVFLAQQLGGEVVNADSMQLYRGMDIGTAKLTLEERDGVPHHLLDIWDVTEAASVAEYQRLARAEIDRLLAEGRTPILVGGSGLYVRGALDVMEFPGTDPEVRARLEAELEERGSGVLHARLAAADPEAARAILAGNGRRIVRALEVIEITGKPFTANLPGHDSVYETVQIGVDVGRPELDERITTRVDRMWEAGLVDEVRALEAQGLREGRTAARALGYQQVLAALAGECTQDEARADTVRTTKRFARRQDSWFRRDPRVHWLSGAVEDRAELPGRALTLVERAVTA, from the coding sequence GTGAGAAGTGCAGCTCCCGCCCCGCGGGTCATCGCCGTCGTCGGTCCCACAGCGGCCGGAAAGTCCGATCTGGGCGTCTTCCTCGCCCAGCAGCTGGGCGGCGAGGTCGTCAACGCCGACTCGATGCAGCTCTACCGAGGGATGGACATCGGCACCGCCAAACTGACGCTGGAGGAGCGCGACGGTGTTCCGCACCACCTCCTCGACATCTGGGACGTCACCGAGGCCGCCAGCGTCGCCGAGTACCAGCGGCTGGCCCGCGCCGAGATCGACCGGCTGCTCGCCGAGGGCCGCACCCCGATCCTCGTCGGCGGCTCCGGCCTCTACGTGCGCGGCGCCCTCGACGTGATGGAGTTCCCCGGCACCGACCCGGAGGTCCGGGCCCGCCTGGAGGCCGAGCTGGAGGAGCGCGGCTCCGGCGTCCTGCACGCCCGGCTCGCCGCCGCCGACCCCGAGGCCGCCCGCGCCATCCTGGCCGGAAACGGACGCCGCATCGTGCGCGCCCTGGAGGTCATCGAGATCACCGGCAAGCCGTTCACGGCCAACCTGCCCGGCCACGACTCCGTCTACGAGACCGTGCAGATCGGCGTCGACGTCGGCCGCCCCGAACTCGACGAGCGGATCACCACCCGCGTGGACCGCATGTGGGAGGCCGGGCTGGTCGACGAGGTGCGCGCCCTGGAGGCGCAGGGCCTGCGCGAGGGCCGCACGGCCGCCCGCGCGCTCGGCTACCAGCAGGTGCTCGCCGCGCTCGCGGGGGAGTGCACGCAGGACGAGGCCCGCGCGGACACGGTCCGCACCACCAAGCGCTTCGCCCGCCGGCAGGACTCCTGGTTCCGGCGCGATCCGCGCGTCCACTGGCTGAGTGGCGCCGTCGAGGACCGTGCGGAACTCCCGGGTCGGGCGCTGACGTTGGTCGAACGAGCGGTTACAGCCTGA
- the dapF gene encoding diaminopimelate epimerase — MTSTQTSPLTFLKGHGTENDFVIVPDAENAVDLPAALVARLCDRRAGIGGDGVLHVVRSAAHPEARHLADEAEWFMDYRNADGSVAEMCGNGVRVFARYLEHAGHVTAGEVAVATRGGVKRVHLAKDGSVTVRMGRAALPEDGVTITVGEHSWPARNVNMGNPHAVAFVDSLDHAGNLYTEPPYEPAGVYPDGVNIEFVADRGPRHVAMRVHERGAAETRSCGTGACAVAVATARRDGADPAVSGAPVTYTVDVLGGTLVITEHPDGEIEMTGPAVIVAEGTVDPAWLGADGADARG; from the coding sequence GTGACCAGCACGCAGACCTCGCCCCTCACGTTCCTCAAGGGCCACGGCACCGAGAACGACTTCGTGATCGTCCCCGACGCGGAGAACGCCGTGGACCTGCCCGCCGCGCTCGTCGCCCGGCTGTGCGACCGACGGGCCGGGATCGGCGGCGACGGGGTGCTGCACGTCGTGCGCAGCGCCGCCCACCCCGAGGCGCGGCACCTGGCCGACGAGGCCGAGTGGTTCATGGACTACCGCAACGCGGACGGCTCGGTCGCCGAGATGTGCGGCAACGGGGTCCGGGTCTTCGCCCGCTACCTGGAGCACGCCGGACACGTCACCGCCGGCGAGGTCGCCGTCGCCACCCGAGGCGGCGTCAAGCGCGTCCACCTCGCCAAGGACGGCTCCGTCACCGTCCGCATGGGCCGCGCCGCGCTCCCCGAGGACGGCGTCACCATCACCGTCGGCGAGCACAGCTGGCCCGCCCGCAACGTCAACATGGGCAACCCGCACGCGGTCGCCTTCGTCGACTCCCTCGACCACGCCGGCAACCTCTACACCGAGCCGCCGTACGAGCCGGCCGGTGTCTACCCGGACGGCGTCAACATCGAGTTCGTCGCCGACCGCGGCCCCCGCCACGTCGCCATGCGCGTCCACGAGCGCGGCGCCGCCGAGACCCGCTCCTGCGGCACCGGCGCCTGCGCCGTCGCCGTCGCCACCGCCCGCCGGGACGGCGCCGACCCGGCCGTGTCCGGTGCCCCCGTCACGTACACCGTGGACGTCCTCGGCGGCACGCTCGTCATCACCGAGCACCCCGACGGGGAGATCGAGATGACCGGCCCCGCCGTGATCGTCGCCGAGGGCACCGTCGACCCGGCATGGCTCGGGGCCGACGGGGCCGACGCGCGCGGCTGA
- a CDS encoding RelA/SpoT family protein, translated as MSAEATNPVSEAGATGPDAPGRRRGRPRIDLRRLGRAALLGATAGPAIRDRLPDAIGHVAEAHRAHHPEADLAVLRRAYVLAESSHRGQFRKSGEPYITHPLAVTLILAELGAETTTLTAALLHDTVEDTEVTLDQVHTEFGDEVAYLVDGVTKLEKVDYGAAAEPETFRKMLVATGNDVRVMSIKLADRLHNMRTLGVMRPEKQVRIAKVTRDVLIPLAERLGVQALKTELEDLVFAILHPEEYEATRALIAANAGADDALAVIADQVSGLLREAGVGAEVLVRPRHFVSVHRVRLKRGDLRGSDFGRLLVLVGEDADCYAVLGELHTCFTPVVSEFKDFIAAPKFNLYQSLHTAVAAPDGAVAEVLIRTHRMHTVAEAGVVALGNPYSGQEATDQAPGGPAGEDGERVDPTRPGWLSRLLDWQQSAPDPDTFWTSLRADLAQDQEITVFRTDGGTPGSISLPVGATCVDAAYAQHGEAAHGCLGARVNGRLAPLSTVLQDGDTVQPLLAQDSTSGPSPQWLDHARTPAARIAITGWLQAHPEAAKIPAATPRPAAGVTADRRSDTRLRAELPGTGTPAVRPAGCCTPVPPDEITGFVVRGGSVTVHRTACASADTMRRLGRSPVTVHWGDTAACRVTLVAESFGRPRLLADLTEAIATEGAAVVAATVEPPSEQRVRHTYTLQLPDAAGLPALMRAMRDVPGVYDVSRARHPASPRP; from the coding sequence ATGAGCGCAGAGGCCACCAACCCCGTGAGCGAGGCCGGGGCCACCGGCCCCGACGCTCCCGGCCGCAGACGCGGCCGCCCCAGGATCGACCTGCGCAGGCTCGGCCGCGCCGCCCTGCTCGGCGCCACCGCGGGCCCCGCGATCCGCGACCGGCTGCCCGACGCCATCGGGCACGTCGCCGAGGCGCACCGAGCCCACCATCCCGAGGCCGACCTGGCGGTGCTGCGCCGGGCGTACGTCCTCGCCGAGTCCTCGCACCGCGGCCAGTTCCGCAAGAGCGGCGAGCCGTACATCACCCACCCGCTCGCGGTCACCCTGATCCTCGCGGAACTCGGCGCGGAGACGACGACGTTGACCGCCGCGCTGCTCCACGACACCGTCGAGGACACCGAGGTGACGCTCGACCAGGTGCACACCGAGTTCGGCGACGAGGTCGCGTACCTCGTGGACGGGGTCACCAAGCTGGAGAAGGTCGACTACGGCGCGGCGGCCGAGCCCGAGACCTTCCGCAAGATGCTCGTCGCCACCGGCAACGACGTCCGGGTCATGTCGATCAAGCTTGCCGACCGCCTCCACAACATGCGCACGCTGGGCGTGATGCGCCCCGAGAAACAGGTCCGCATCGCCAAGGTCACCCGGGATGTCCTCATCCCGCTCGCCGAGCGCCTCGGCGTCCAGGCGCTCAAGACCGAGCTGGAGGACCTGGTCTTCGCCATCCTCCACCCCGAGGAGTACGAGGCCACCCGCGCGCTCATCGCCGCGAACGCCGGCGCGGACGACGCCCTCGCCGTCATCGCGGACCAGGTCTCCGGCCTGCTGCGCGAGGCCGGAGTCGGCGCCGAAGTCCTGGTCCGGCCGCGCCACTTCGTCTCCGTCCACCGGGTCCGCCTCAAGCGCGGCGACCTGCGCGGCAGCGACTTCGGCCGGCTGCTCGTCCTGGTCGGCGAGGACGCCGACTGCTACGCGGTCCTCGGCGAGCTGCACACCTGCTTCACGCCGGTCGTCTCGGAGTTCAAGGACTTCATCGCCGCCCCCAAGTTCAACCTCTACCAGTCGCTCCACACCGCCGTCGCCGCCCCCGACGGGGCCGTCGCCGAGGTCCTCATCCGCACCCACCGGATGCACACGGTCGCCGAGGCCGGCGTCGTCGCCCTCGGCAACCCGTACAGCGGCCAGGAGGCCACCGACCAGGCACCCGGCGGCCCCGCCGGCGAGGACGGCGAGCGCGTCGACCCCACGCGGCCCGGCTGGCTCTCCCGGCTCCTGGACTGGCAGCAGTCCGCCCCCGACCCCGACACCTTCTGGACCTCGCTGCGCGCCGACCTCGCCCAGGACCAGGAGATCACCGTCTTCCGCACCGACGGCGGCACCCCCGGCAGCATCAGCCTGCCCGTCGGCGCCACCTGCGTCGACGCCGCGTACGCCCAGCACGGCGAGGCCGCCCACGGCTGTCTCGGGGCGCGGGTCAACGGCCGGCTCGCGCCCCTGAGCACCGTCCTCCAGGACGGCGACACCGTCCAGCCGCTGCTCGCCCAGGACAGCACCTCCGGGCCCTCGCCGCAGTGGCTGGACCACGCCCGCACGCCCGCCGCCCGGATCGCCATCACCGGCTGGCTCCAGGCCCACCCGGAGGCCGCCAAGATCCCCGCCGCGACCCCCCGCCCGGCCGCGGGCGTCACCGCCGACCGGCGCTCCGACACGCGCCTGCGGGCCGAACTGCCCGGCACCGGCACCCCCGCCGTCCGCCCCGCGGGCTGCTGCACCCCCGTACCGCCCGACGAGATCACCGGCTTCGTCGTGCGCGGCGGCTCCGTCACCGTGCACCGCACGGCCTGCGCCTCCGCCGACACCATGCGGCGGCTCGGGCGCTCGCCCGTCACCGTGCACTGGGGCGACACCGCCGCCTGCCGGGTCACCCTGGTCGCCGAGTCCTTCGGCCGCCCCCGGCTGCTCGCCGACCTCACCGAGGCCATCGCCACCGAGGGCGCCGCCGTCGTCGCCGCCACCGTCGAACCCCCCAGCGAACAGCGGGTCCGCCACACGTACACCCTCCAACTCCCCGACGCCGCCGGGCTCCCCGCCCTCATGCGGGCCATGCGGGACGTGCCCGGCGTCTACGACGTGAGCCGCGCCCGGCACCCCGCGTCCCCCCGGCCCTGA
- a CDS encoding M1 family metallopeptidase, with protein sequence MPLPTRTPRNPSPRVRARARVLRSAVLVALSAGLVAAALPPAAPLGIGDPLFPQLGNPGYDVLSYDIDLTYPGRNTEPLAGVTRIQALATADLERINLDFTHGTVSAVTVEGEPAAYESSGEDLVITPARPVDRGDAVEIAVTHTSDPTGPADSGGWVRTGDGLAMANQADAAHRVFPSNDHPSDKAFFTFRITAPNALTAVANGLRESRVRNGATTTWTYRTAHPMATELAQVSIGDSTVVHRQGPHDLKLRDVVRTADRELLEPWLRRTPGHLEWLESRIGRYPFETYGVLIADADTGFELETQTLSLFERGLFTEPGYPEWYVDSIMVHELSHQWFGDSVSPRVWSDLWLNEGHATWYEALYAQEKGGPTLERRMKAAYGASDQWRADGGPPAAPKPPEPGEKISLFRPVVYDGSALALYALRHEIGTEAFERLERAWVSENRDGTPGTKDFVVLAERISGRDLARFFADWLYAAKTPPMPGHPDWRSRAPRR encoded by the coding sequence ATGCCGCTCCCCACCCGTACGCCCCGCAATCCGTCGCCACGCGTGCGTGCCCGCGCGCGCGTGCTGCGCTCCGCCGTCCTCGTCGCCCTCTCCGCCGGGCTCGTCGCCGCGGCCCTGCCCCCGGCCGCACCCCTGGGCATCGGGGACCCGCTCTTCCCCCAGCTGGGCAACCCCGGCTACGACGTCCTCTCCTACGACATCGACCTCACCTACCCCGGCCGCAACACCGAACCGCTGGCGGGCGTCACCCGGATCCAGGCGCTCGCCACCGCCGACCTGGAACGCATCAACCTCGACTTCACCCACGGCACCGTCTCCGCCGTCACCGTCGAGGGCGAACCCGCCGCCTACGAGAGCAGCGGCGAGGACCTGGTCATCACCCCCGCACGCCCGGTCGACCGGGGCGACGCCGTCGAGATCGCGGTCACCCACACCAGCGACCCCACCGGGCCTGCCGACAGCGGCGGCTGGGTGCGCACCGGGGACGGCCTCGCCATGGCCAACCAGGCCGACGCCGCCCACCGCGTCTTCCCCTCCAACGACCACCCCTCCGACAAGGCGTTCTTCACCTTCCGGATCACCGCCCCCAACGCCCTCACCGCCGTCGCCAACGGCCTCCGCGAGAGCCGTGTCCGCAACGGGGCGACCACCACCTGGACGTACCGCACGGCCCACCCCATGGCCACCGAGCTCGCCCAGGTCTCCATCGGCGACTCGACCGTCGTCCACCGGCAGGGCCCGCACGACCTCAAGCTGAGGGACGTCGTCCGCACCGCCGACCGCGAGCTCCTGGAGCCCTGGCTGCGCCGCACCCCCGGCCACCTGGAGTGGCTGGAGAGCCGGATCGGCCGGTACCCCTTCGAGACGTACGGGGTGCTCATCGCCGACGCCGACACCGGCTTCGAGCTGGAGACCCAGACGCTCTCCCTCTTCGAGCGCGGCCTGTTCACCGAGCCCGGCTACCCCGAGTGGTACGTGGACTCGATCATGGTCCACGAGCTCTCCCACCAGTGGTTCGGCGACAGCGTCTCGCCCCGCGTCTGGTCCGACCTGTGGCTCAACGAGGGCCACGCCACCTGGTACGAGGCGCTGTACGCGCAGGAGAAGGGCGGGCCCACCCTGGAGCGGCGCATGAAGGCCGCGTACGGCGCCTCCGACCAGTGGCGCGCGGACGGCGGCCCGCCGGCCGCGCCCAAGCCGCCGGAGCCGGGGGAGAAGATCAGCCTCTTCCGCCCCGTCGTCTACGACGGGAGCGCCCTGGCGCTGTACGCGCTGCGGCACGAGATCGGCACCGAGGCGTTCGAGCGCCTGGAGCGCGCCTGGGTGAGCGAGAACCGGGACGGGACGCCCGGGACCAAGGACTTCGTCGTACTCGCCGAGCGGATCTCCGGCCGCGACCTGGCGCGGTTCTTCGCGGACTGGCTGTACGCGGCGAAGACCCCGCCCATGCCGGGACACCCCGACTGGCGCAGCCGGGCGCCGAGGCGGTGA
- the hflX gene encoding GTPase HflX — translation MTSSSSPSQDKQSFAETNRTESLRADALMEEDVAWSHEIDGERDGDQFDRSERAALRRVAGLSTELEDVTEVEYRQLRLERVVLVGVWTSGTVQDAENSLAELAALAETAGALVLDGVIQRRDKPDPATFIGSGKARELRDIVLETGADTVVCDGELSPGQLIALEDVVKVKVVDRTALILDIFAQHAKSREGKAQVALAQMQYMLPRLRGWGQSLSRQMGGGGGGGMATRGPGETKIETDRRRIREKMAKMRREIAEMKTGRDIKRQERRRNKIPSVAIAGYTNAGKSSLLNRLTGAGVLVENALFATLDPTVRRAETPTGRVYTLADTVGFVRHLPHHLVEAFRSTMEEVGDSDLILHVVDGSHPAPEEQLAAVREVFRDVGAVNVPEIVVINKADAADPLVLQRLLRVEKHSIAVSARSGEGMEQLLALLESELPRPQIQTEVLVPYTEGGLVSRVHAEGEVLSEEHTPEGTLLKARVHEELAALLAPYVPAAH, via the coding sequence ATGACCTCCTCTTCATCCCCTTCCCAGGACAAGCAGAGCTTCGCGGAGACGAACCGCACCGAGAGCCTTCGGGCCGATGCCCTGATGGAAGAGGACGTCGCCTGGAGCCACGAGATCGACGGGGAGCGGGACGGCGACCAGTTCGACCGCTCCGAGCGCGCGGCCCTGCGCCGTGTCGCCGGTCTCTCCACCGAGCTCGAGGACGTCACCGAGGTCGAGTACCGCCAGCTGCGCCTGGAGCGCGTCGTGCTGGTCGGTGTGTGGACCTCGGGGACGGTGCAGGACGCGGAGAACTCCCTCGCGGAGCTCGCGGCCCTCGCCGAGACGGCGGGCGCCCTCGTGCTCGACGGCGTCATCCAGCGTCGCGACAAGCCGGACCCGGCCACCTTCATCGGCTCGGGCAAGGCCCGGGAGCTGCGGGACATCGTCCTCGAGACCGGCGCCGACACCGTCGTCTGCGACGGCGAACTCAGCCCCGGCCAGCTCATCGCCCTCGAGGACGTCGTCAAGGTGAAGGTGGTCGACCGGACCGCCCTCATCCTCGACATCTTCGCCCAGCACGCCAAGTCCCGAGAGGGCAAGGCGCAGGTCGCGCTCGCGCAGATGCAGTACATGCTGCCGCGCCTGCGCGGCTGGGGTCAGTCGCTCTCCCGTCAGATGGGTGGCGGCGGCGGTGGCGGCATGGCCACCCGTGGTCCCGGTGAGACCAAGATCGAGACCGACCGGCGTCGGATCCGCGAGAAGATGGCGAAGATGCGCCGGGAGATCGCGGAGATGAAGACCGGCCGCGACATCAAGCGGCAGGAGCGCCGCCGGAACAAGATCCCGTCGGTCGCCATCGCCGGGTACACCAACGCCGGCAAGTCCTCGCTGCTCAACCGCCTCACGGGCGCGGGCGTGCTGGTGGAGAACGCGCTGTTCGCCACCCTCGACCCGACCGTGCGCCGGGCCGAGACGCCCACCGGCCGGGTCTACACCCTGGCCGACACGGTCGGCTTCGTCCGGCACCTGCCCCACCACCTGGTCGAGGCCTTCCGCTCCACCATGGAGGAGGTCGGCGACTCCGACCTCATCCTGCACGTGGTGGACGGTTCGCACCCGGCCCCGGAGGAGCAGCTGGCGGCCGTGCGCGAGGTGTTCCGCGACGTCGGCGCGGTGAACGTGCCGGAGATCGTCGTCATCAACAAGGCGGACGCGGCGGACCCGCTGGTGCTCCAGCGTCTGCTCCGCGTGGAGAAGCACTCCATCGCGGTCTCCGCCCGCTCGGGCGAGGGCATGGAGCAGCTGCTCGCGCTCCTCGAGTCCGAGCTTCCGCGCCCGCAGATCCAGACCGAGGTCCTGGTGCCGTACACCGAGGGCGGTCTCGTCTCCCGGGTGCACGCCGAGGGCGAGGTCCTCTCCGAGGAGCACACCCCGGAAGGCACCCTGCTCAAGGCGCGGGTGCACGAGGAACTGGCGGCGCTCCTCGCGCCGTACGTCCCGGCCGCGCACTGA
- a CDS encoding trypsin-like serine peptidase: MRSIRILPGLTALAAALALTATACGPTETPAADKPADKPAASTPAEDGAGSGSDLTKDIAGKLKKHGVDLDQWKNGDWKNWDQDKWLREAEDFVNPVIDGLWDPARMQSAKSPDPTITAQAGSSGSDPVPRPVQAQREKTPYHRFAAPVGKIFFDSPQGSMVCSGTIVKDPRHPGKSNLVWTAGHCVHAGKRGGWYRNITFVPAFNDLGKSPAALRNAKPYEVYPYGQYWADWAVTSGEWLQSGGTNQAWPYDYAVLHVQPERGRKSLEETVGVALPVDFSAPAPARAGTVGAWGYPAAPPYNGMIMHKCLDRATRLTTAPATPTMYRIGCTMTGGSSGGGWFRVLPNGTTALVSNTSIGPAGRNGWLAGPQLGRGAKAAHEMVSKKFAR, translated from the coding sequence ATGCGTTCCATACGAATCCTGCCCGGCCTCACGGCCCTGGCGGCGGCGCTCGCGCTGACCGCCACGGCCTGTGGTCCGACCGAGACCCCGGCGGCCGACAAGCCCGCCGACAAGCCCGCCGCCTCCACTCCCGCCGAGGACGGTGCCGGCTCCGGCTCCGACCTCACCAAGGACATCGCCGGCAAGCTGAAGAAGCACGGCGTCGACCTCGACCAGTGGAAGAACGGCGACTGGAAGAACTGGGACCAGGACAAGTGGCTCCGTGAGGCGGAGGACTTCGTCAACCCGGTGATCGACGGGCTGTGGGACCCGGCCCGGATGCAGTCGGCCAAGAGCCCCGACCCGACGATCACGGCACAGGCCGGCAGCTCCGGCAGCGACCCGGTGCCGCGGCCGGTCCAGGCGCAGCGCGAGAAGACGCCGTACCACCGCTTCGCGGCCCCGGTCGGCAAGATCTTCTTCGACTCGCCCCAGGGTTCGATGGTCTGCTCCGGCACGATCGTCAAGGACCCGCGCCACCCGGGCAAGTCCAACCTCGTGTGGACCGCGGGCCACTGCGTGCACGCCGGCAAGCGGGGCGGCTGGTACCGCAACATCACCTTCGTCCCGGCCTTCAACGACCTGGGCAAGTCGCCGGCCGCGCTGCGCAACGCCAAGCCCTACGAGGTGTACCCCTACGGCCAGTACTGGGCCGACTGGGCCGTGACCTCCGGCGAGTGGCTCCAGAGCGGCGGCACCAACCAGGCCTGGCCGTACGACTACGCCGTGCTGCACGTCCAGCCGGAGCGGGGCCGCAAGTCCCTCGAGGAGACCGTGGGCGTGGCCCTGCCGGTCGACTTCTCCGCGCCGGCGCCCGCGCGGGCCGGCACGGTCGGCGCCTGGGGATACCCGGCGGCGCCGCCGTACAACGGCATGATCATGCACAAGTGCCTGGACCGCGCCACCCGTCTGACCACCGCGCCGGCGACGCCGACGATGTACCGGATCGGCTGCACCATGACCGGTGGCTCCTCCGGCGGCGGCTGGTTCCGCGTCCTGCCCAACGGCACGACGGCGCTGGTGTCGAACACCTCGATCGGCCCCGCCGGCCGCAACGGCTGGCTGGCCGGACCGCAGCTGGGCCGCGGCGCCAAGGCGGCCCACGAGATGGTCAGCAAGAAGTTCGCCCGCTGA